The Coprobacillus cateniformis DNA window ATATGCTCATGTTCAAGATGTTAAGTCATTAACATCAGTTATTGGTGAAGATGAATTATCTGCAGTTGATAAGAAGTATATGGAATTTGGTCGTTTATTTGAACGCTATTTCATTAATCAAGGTTTCAATACCAATAGATCTATTGAGGAAACTCTTGATTTAGGTTGGTCACTATTATCAGTTCTTCCAAAGAACGAATTAGACCGTATTGATAATGCTGTATTAGAACAATTCTATGATCATGAAAAAGCTGTATCTCAATTTGGTCTTCAGGAAGATGGCTCAATTAGAGAATTACAACAGGCAGTAGATAATGGCTAATCAAGTCTTTCCAACAAAAGGGAATTTGATTGCTACCAAAAAGTCATTAGAACTAGCATATCTAGGATATGACTTGATGGATAAGAAAAGAAATGTTCTAATCAAAGAAATGATGAGTTTATTAGATGATGTCAAGATGATTAGAGATGATATCACTGAATCTTATGAAAAAGCATATTATGCTCTTCAAGAAGCCAATATGTCTTTAGGAATTATCAGTGATATTGTAGAAGCAGTCCCTATTGATGAAGGAATTAGTGTCACTTATCGAAGTGTTATGGGAGTTGAAATCCCTAAAGTTTCTTATGAAAAAACACCTCTTCGTCTAGGATATGGTTTTGAAAGAGCCAATTCTAAAGTGGATTATGCTTATAGATGTTTCTATCATGTTAAAGAATTAACTGTGAAATTAGCTGAAATTGAAAATGCTGTTTATCGTTTAGCAAATGCTATACGTAAAACTCAAAAAAGAGCGAATGCTCTTAAAAACATTTCAATTCCTGGATTTGAATCGACAGTTAAGTTTATTAGCGAAGCTTTAGATGAAAAAGATAGAGAAGAGTTCTCACGTCAAAAAGTCATTAAAACACAAAAGGATAAACAAGAAAGTTTAAAGAAACAAGGTTCTGCTTAGAATCTTGTTTTTTTCGTATAAAAAAGAAAAATGATCTTAAAAACTTGTATATAGAAATAGGAGGGTTATTTTATGACAAAAGAAGAATCAGAATTAGATTACATAGCTCTACACTTTTATAAAGAGATTCAATCACTGATGAGTAATAGTTAGACAAACAGTTTTATCAGACTGCTAACTTTACAATGGTAAAAACTGACTGGCAGATTGGTAAAATGATTGTAGAAAAGCAAGGTAGTAAAGAACGTGCTGAGTATGGCAAAGACCTGAAATTGGAAAAGTATTATAAAACTTTCTCATAGCAACTCAGTTTCGTTATCGAAATTTAGGACAAATACAGATGTATGTAAATGATTACAAAAGAGAGTTCATGAATGAAGGAGATAATTCTCCAATAGGAATCATCTTATGTTCAGGTAAGAATCAGTCAGTAGTGAAAACATATTTTTGCTTCAAGAT harbors:
- a CDS encoding V-type ATP synthase subunit D yields the protein MANQVFPTKGNLIATKKSLELAYLGYDLMDKKRNVLIKEMMSLLDDVKMIRDDITESYEKAYYALQEANMSLGIISDIVEAVPIDEGISVTYRSVMGVEIPKVSYEKTPLRLGYGFERANSKVDYAYRCFYHVKELTVKLAEIENAVYRLANAIRKTQKRANALKNISIPGFESTVKFISEALDEKDREEFSRQKVIKTQKDKQESLKKQGSA
- a CDS encoding PDDEXK nuclease domain-containing protein, with translation MATQFRYRNLGQIQMYVNDYKREFMNEGDNSPIGIILCSGKNQSVVKTYFCFKISNMFTNSGGATE